One Pantoea trifolii DNA segment encodes these proteins:
- a CDS encoding YcbJ family phosphotransferase, with protein MEQLRSELALVLGESISRLETISEQTHTRLYALYDNAGKPMPLVAKYFRHQGRAALEAKKLTMLGHDGLIAVPAVFGLVLSQQKPVHEMLLMARFNGVSAEAPARSAARWEQLCEQIVEGVLAWHRIDSHGLVGSVDSVQENSWPAWYRQRVDVLWSTLGYLSPPFFTLEDRQILFRSRQLLARLFNGFDDPCVLTHGNLRLASMLKDAHSDQLIAMMQPGNILWAPREYDLMRLADSGAEASLLQHYLQRAPVAEGFLWRRWLYQLWDCVDTLVSSGQFDRPRFDHARAQLLPWLT; from the coding sequence ATGGAACAGCTCCGTTCAGAACTCGCGTTGGTGCTCGGTGAAAGCATCAGCCGTCTCGAAACCATTAGCGAGCAGACGCACACGCGGCTATATGCGCTTTACGATAACGCCGGTAAACCGATGCCGCTGGTGGCAAAGTATTTTCGTCATCAGGGACGCGCGGCGCTGGAAGCCAAAAAGCTGACCATGCTCGGGCATGATGGCTTGATCGCCGTGCCCGCTGTGTTTGGCCTGGTGCTCAGCCAGCAAAAGCCGGTACATGAAATGTTGCTGATGGCGCGCTTTAACGGCGTCTCGGCGGAAGCTCCGGCACGCAGCGCAGCACGCTGGGAACAGCTGTGCGAGCAGATCGTCGAAGGCGTATTGGCGTGGCATCGCATCGACAGTCATGGCTTAGTTGGCAGCGTGGATAGCGTGCAGGAAAATAGCTGGCCCGCATGGTATCGCCAGCGGGTGGATGTGCTGTGGTCAACGCTGGGTTATCTGTCGCCGCCGTTTTTCACGCTGGAAGATCGTCAGATTCTATTTCGCAGCCGTCAGCTATTAGCGCGTCTTTTCAACGGCTTTGACGATCCCTGCGTGCTGACGCACGGCAATTTGCGCTTAGCCAGTATGCTGAAAGATGCGCACAGCGATCAGTTGATTGCGATGATGCAGCCGGGCAACATTCTCTGGGCACCACGCGAATACGATCTGATGCGCCTGGCAGATAGCGGCGCAGAAGCATCACTCCTGCAACACTATCTGCAGCGTGCGCCTGTGGCGGAAGGTTTTCTTTGGCGACGCTGGTTGTATCAGTTGTGGGATTGCGTCGACACGCTGGTCAGCAGCGGACAGTTTGACCGTCCGCGTTTCGATCACGCCCGCGCGCAATTACTCCCCTGGCTGACTTGA
- the mukF gene encoding chromosome partition protein MukF, protein MSEFSQTVPELVAWARKNDFSLALPVERLAFLLAIATLNGERMDGEMSEGELIDAFRHVSKAFEQTHETVQVRANNAINDMVRQRLLNRFTSELTEGHAIYRLTPLAIGITDYYIRQREFSTLRLSMQLSIVAQELKRAADAAEEDGDEFHWHRNVFAPLKYSVAEIFDSIDMTQRLMDEQQQAVKTDIADLLNKDWRAAISSCEMLLSETSGTLRELQDTLEAAGDKLQANLLRIQDATLSSPDLGFVDKLVFDLQNKLDRIISWGQQAIDLWIGYDRHVHKFIRTAIDMDKNRVFAQRLRLSVQNYFDQPWALTYANADRLYDMRDEEMTLRNDEVMGELPPEMEYEEFNEIREQLAAMIEEALQIYKQEQKPLHLATVMRDYLSQYPRARHFDLARIVIDQAVRLGVAEADLAGLPAQWQAINDYGAKVQAHVIDKY, encoded by the coding sequence ATGAGCGAATTTTCCCAGACGGTCCCCGAATTGGTGGCATGGGCGCGCAAGAACGATTTTTCGCTTGCGCTGCCGGTAGAACGTCTGGCCTTTTTGCTGGCCATCGCCACCTTAAACGGTGAACGCATGGACGGCGAGATGAGTGAAGGCGAGCTGATTGACGCGTTTCGTCACGTTAGCAAAGCATTCGAACAAACCCACGAAACCGTGCAGGTCCGTGCCAATAACGCCATCAATGACATGGTGCGTCAGCGCTTGCTTAATCGCTTTACCAGCGAGCTGACGGAAGGCCACGCCATCTATCGTCTGACACCGCTCGCCATCGGCATTACCGACTATTACATCCGTCAGCGCGAGTTCTCCACGCTGCGCCTGTCGATGCAGTTGTCGATTGTGGCACAAGAGTTAAAACGTGCCGCAGACGCCGCTGAAGAAGACGGTGACGAATTCCACTGGCATCGCAACGTATTTGCACCGCTGAAATATTCGGTGGCGGAAATCTTCGATAGCATCGACATGACGCAGCGCCTGATGGATGAACAGCAGCAAGCGGTGAAAACCGATATTGCCGATCTGCTCAACAAAGACTGGCGCGCGGCGATCTCCAGCTGTGAAATGTTGCTGTCGGAAACCTCCGGTACGCTACGTGAACTGCAGGATACGCTGGAAGCGGCGGGCGATAAGCTGCAGGCCAATTTACTGCGCATTCAGGATGCGACGCTAAGCAGCCCGGATCTGGGCTTTGTCGATAAGCTGGTGTTTGACCTGCAAAACAAGCTCGATCGCATCATCAGCTGGGGCCAGCAGGCTATCGATCTGTGGATCGGCTACGACCGCCACGTACACAAGTTTATTCGTACCGCCATCGACATGGATAAGAACCGCGTGTTTGCGCAGCGTTTACGCCTGTCGGTGCAAAACTATTTCGATCAGCCGTGGGCGCTGACCTACGCCAATGCCGATCGTCTTTACGATATGCGTGATGAAGAGATGACGCTGCGTAATGACGAGGTAATGGGCGAGCTGCCGCCGGAAATGGAATACGAAGAGTTTAATGAGATTCGTGAGCAGCTGGCCGCGATGATCGAAGAGGCGCTGCAAATTTATAAGCAGGAGCAGAAGCCGCTCCATCTTGCCACGGTGATGCGCGACTATCTGTCGCAGTATCCGCGCGCGCGCCACTTTGATCTGGCGCGTATCGTCATCGATCAAGCGGTGCGACTCGGCGTGGCCGAAGCTGATTTAGCCGGTCTGCCTGCGCAATGGCAGGCCATTAATGATTACGGAGCCAAGGTGCAGGCACATGTCATCGACAAATATTGA
- the mukE gene encoding chromosome partition protein MukE, with amino-acid sequence MSSTNIEQVMPVKLALALANPIFPALDSQLRAGRHIGIEELDNHAFLMDYQEYLEEFYARYNVELIRAPEGFFYLRPRSTTLIPRSVLSELDMMVGKILCYLYLSPERLANEGIFTQQELYDELLSLADESKLLKLVNQRSTGSDLDRAKLQEKMRASLSRLRRLGMVWFMGNDSSKFRITESVFRFGADVRSGDDAREAQLRLIRDGEAMTLESAPAAAENDEADNDFDAESDASDNAEDEQA; translated from the coding sequence ATGTCATCGACAAATATTGAACAAGTGATGCCAGTTAAACTGGCATTGGCTCTGGCAAACCCGATTTTCCCGGCGCTCGATAGCCAGTTACGCGCGGGTCGCCACATTGGCATTGAAGAGCTGGATAATCACGCCTTCCTGATGGATTACCAGGAGTATCTCGAAGAGTTTTACGCGCGTTACAACGTTGAGCTGATCCGCGCGCCGGAAGGCTTCTTCTATTTGCGTCCGCGTTCAACCACCTTGATCCCGCGCTCGGTGCTGTCCGAGCTGGATATGATGGTGGGCAAAATTCTTTGCTATCTCTATCTCAGCCCGGAACGTCTGGCGAATGAGGGGATTTTTACCCAACAAGAGCTGTATGACGAACTGCTGTCGCTGGCCGATGAGAGCAAACTGCTCAAGCTGGTCAATCAGCGTTCCACCGGTTCCGATCTTGACCGCGCCAAGCTGCAGGAAAAAATGCGTGCGTCGCTGAGCCGCCTGCGCCGTCTTGGCATGGTGTGGTTTATGGGCAACGACAGCAGCAAATTCCGCATCACCGAATCGGTGTTCCGCTTTGGCGCCGACGTGCGCAGCGGTGACGATGCGCGTGAAGCACAGCTGCGCCTGATTCGTGACGGTGAAGCGATGACGCTGGAAAGCGCGCCAGCTGCGGCAGAAAACGATGAAGCAGATAACGATTTTGACGCTGAAAGCGACGCGAGTGATAACGCGGAGGATGAACAAGCATGA
- a CDS encoding Trm112 family protein, whose protein sequence is MDHRLLEIVACPVCNGKLYFNKEQQELICKPDGLAYPVRDGIPVLLEVEARTLSVEEIHP, encoded by the coding sequence ATGGATCACCGTTTACTCGAAATCGTTGCCTGCCCGGTATGCAACGGAAAACTCTATTTCAACAAAGAGCAGCAAGAGCTGATCTGTAAACCAGATGGCCTGGCTTATCCGGTACGTGACGGCATTCCAGTGCTGCTGGAAGTGGAAGCGCGTACGCTGTCTGTTGAAGAGATCCATCCATGA
- a CDS encoding winged helix-turn-helix domain-containing protein, translating to MNLAASLSLQTARHLHLAAQGLLRPLGRRARFTDIHATVRQMSLLQIDTINVVARSPYLVLFSRLGAYQSNWLEQALASGALFEYWAHEACFIPVEDYPLLRHRMLEPQRLGWKYNQQWVEEHQQEITDLLQHISANGPVRAADFSNDKQTKPGWWAWKPHKRHLENLFSAGQLMVVERRNFQRVYDLHSRVMPDWIDEQHALSEDEAVIQMLSHSARSLGIFRDSWLADYYRLKRAPLKSWLADAAARGEIVRVEVEQLGEMWLHHALLPLLEKPLSATHTTLLSPFDPVVWDRRRALELFNFDYRIECYTPAEKRKYGYFVLPVLHRGLLKARIDAKMERQAQQLVIRAFWLEEGTRVSNAFLNDVHKAINHFAAWQGANEVIIENAPAELLAAWSNRWSMVE from the coding sequence ATGAACCTCGCCGCTTCCCTCTCGTTACAAACTGCTCGTCACCTTCATCTGGCTGCTCAGGGACTGTTACGTCCTTTGGGCCGTCGGGCGCGCTTTACCGATATTCACGCCACTGTGCGTCAAATGTCTTTGCTGCAAATCGATACCATCAATGTGGTGGCTCGCAGTCCTTATCTGGTGCTGTTTAGTCGCCTTGGCGCATACCAGTCCAATTGGCTGGAACAGGCGCTGGCATCTGGCGCGTTATTTGAGTATTGGGCGCATGAAGCCTGTTTTATTCCTGTCGAAGATTACCCACTGCTGCGTCATCGCATGCTGGAACCGCAGCGACTTGGCTGGAAGTACAACCAACAGTGGGTTGAGGAACACCAACAAGAAATCACTGATCTTCTGCAACATATCTCCGCCAATGGTCCGGTACGTGCTGCCGATTTCAGCAATGATAAACAGACCAAACCAGGCTGGTGGGCGTGGAAGCCGCATAAGCGTCATCTGGAGAATTTGTTCAGTGCCGGTCAATTGATGGTGGTGGAGCGGCGCAACTTCCAGCGGGTTTACGATCTGCACAGCCGCGTAATGCCGGACTGGATTGATGAACAGCATGCACTGAGTGAAGATGAAGCAGTGATACAGATGTTGAGTCACAGCGCGCGCAGCCTCGGCATTTTTCGTGACAGTTGGCTAGCAGACTACTATCGCCTCAAACGTGCACCACTCAAGTCGTGGCTCGCGGATGCCGCCGCACGCGGAGAGATAGTTCGCGTTGAGGTCGAGCAACTGGGTGAAATGTGGCTGCACCACGCGTTATTGCCGCTGCTGGAAAAGCCACTCTCGGCCACGCATACCACGCTGTTGTCACCCTTTGATCCGGTGGTTTGGGATCGTCGTCGCGCGCTGGAGCTGTTTAATTTTGATTACCGCATTGAGTGCTACACGCCAGCGGAGAAGCGCAAATATGGTTATTTTGTCTTGCCAGTGCTGCATCGCGGATTATTGAAAGCGCGCATCGACGCCAAAATGGAGCGTCAGGCCCAGCAATTGGTCATTCGTGCATTCTGGCTGGAAGAAGGCACACGCGTCAGTAATGCTTTCCTTAATGACGTACATAAAGCCATTAATCACTTTGCTGCGTGGCAAGGTGCCAACGAAGTGATTATCGAAAATGCGCCTGCAGAACTGTTGGCGGCCTGGTCAAATCGCTGGTCAATGGTTGAATAA
- the elyC gene encoding envelope biogenesis factor ElyC: MFFAFKKVIGGMLLPLPLLLLLMAAGLLLLWFSRWQKSGKILISCSWLLLLVLSLQPVADRLLSPLENHYPTWNGNEPVDYIVVLGGGYTFNPNWAPSSNLISNSLPRVAEGVRQWRRYPQAKMIFTGAAAGENPRSSASVAAEVAESLGVPSKAIIQLDQPRDTIGEARAVKKTIGEHPFLLVTSANHLPRAMQFFQSAGMNPLAAPANQLAVTSPLNWWERAIPSPLWLGHSERAIYETLGQIWQKLRGDDLTSSQPGE; this comes from the coding sequence ATGTTTTTCGCATTTAAAAAAGTCATTGGCGGGATGTTGCTCCCCTTGCCGCTGCTGTTATTGCTGATGGCGGCAGGACTTTTACTGCTCTGGTTCAGCCGCTGGCAAAAAAGCGGCAAAATCCTTATCTCTTGCAGTTGGCTGCTGCTGCTGGTGTTAAGCCTGCAGCCGGTTGCGGATCGCCTGCTGTCACCGCTGGAAAATCATTATCCCACCTGGAACGGTAACGAGCCGGTCGATTATATCGTGGTGCTCGGCGGCGGCTATACCTTCAATCCGAATTGGGCGCCGAGTTCGAATTTAATCAGTAACAGTTTGCCGCGCGTGGCCGAAGGCGTGCGTCAGTGGCGGCGCTATCCGCAGGCGAAAATGATCTTTACGGGCGCAGCGGCAGGCGAAAACCCACGCAGCAGCGCCAGCGTGGCGGCCGAAGTGGCGGAAAGTCTGGGCGTACCCTCAAAAGCGATTATTCAGTTGGATCAACCGCGGGATACGATTGGTGAAGCACGCGCGGTGAAAAAGACGATTGGCGAACATCCGTTTTTACTGGTGACCTCCGCTAACCATCTGCCACGTGCGATGCAATTCTTCCAAAGTGCCGGCATGAATCCGCTAGCCGCACCGGCGAACCAGCTGGCGGTGACATCGCCGCTCAATTGGTGGGAACGTGCGATTCCGTCACCGCTGTGGCTCGGTCACAGTGAGCGCGCGATTTATGAAACGCTGGGTCAGATCTGGCAGAAGCTGCGCGGTGACGATCTCACCTCAAGTCAGCCAGGGGAGTAA
- the cmoM gene encoding tRNA uridine 5-oxyacetic acid(34) methyltransferase CmoM has protein sequence MQDRNFDDLADKFSQNIYGTRKGQVRQAIVWDELEALLPTLPAGPLQVLDAGGGVGQISSGLAARGHQVVLCDLSAEMLKLAEAHALAAGVSHNMQFKQISAQQVGEHLDTQVDLVLFHAVLEWVAHPEEVLQALWHTLKPGGVLSLMFYNAHGLTFRTLTLGNFGYMRANMSKRKKRTLSPDFPRDPDDVTRWLTNCGFEIERRAGIRVFCDYMKPQPGAGKSVEEIIEMERRFCRQEPFLSLGRYIHVTARKPS, from the coding sequence ATGCAGGATCGTAACTTTGACGATCTGGCGGACAAATTTTCACAGAACATTTATGGCACGCGCAAAGGGCAAGTGCGCCAGGCGATTGTCTGGGACGAGCTGGAAGCCCTGTTACCGACACTGCCTGCCGGACCTTTACAGGTGCTGGATGCCGGCGGCGGCGTGGGACAAATCTCAAGCGGGCTGGCGGCACGCGGTCATCAGGTGGTGCTGTGCGATCTCTCTGCTGAGATGCTGAAGCTGGCGGAAGCCCATGCGCTCGCCGCAGGTGTGAGCCACAACATGCAATTCAAACAAATTAGCGCCCAGCAGGTGGGCGAACATTTGGATACGCAGGTTGATCTGGTATTGTTTCACGCGGTGTTGGAATGGGTCGCGCATCCGGAAGAGGTGCTCCAAGCGCTGTGGCACACACTCAAGCCCGGCGGCGTGCTGTCGTTGATGTTTTACAACGCGCACGGCTTAACCTTCCGCACCCTGACGCTCGGCAATTTCGGCTATATGCGCGCCAATATGAGCAAACGTAAAAAGCGCACGCTGTCGCCCGATTTCCCGCGCGATCCCGACGATGTGACGCGCTGGCTGACAAACTGTGGATTTGAAATTGAACGGCGTGCGGGCATTCGCGTCTTCTGTGATTACATGAAGCCGCAACCCGGCGCAGGGAAGAGCGTTGAGGAAATCATTGAGATGGAACGGCGTTTCTGTCGCCAGGAGCCCTTTTTGAGTTTAGGGCGCTATATCCACGTGACCGCGCGCAAACCCAGCTAG
- the kdsB gene encoding 3-deoxy-manno-octulosonate cytidylyltransferase, which yields MSFVAIIPARYASTRLPGKPLVDIQGKPMVLHVMERARESGADRVIVATDHPDVAAAVTAAGGEVCMTRVDHQSGTERLAEVIEKYQFADDTIIVNVQGDEPMIPAEIVRQVAGNLAQSEAGMATLAVPITDAEEAFNPNAVKVVMDAKGYALYFSRATIPWDRERYAQSREQIGDTLLRHIGIYAYRAGFIRRYIAWEPCPLEHIELLEQLRVLWYGEKIHVAVAKAIPSVGVDTPEDLERVRLAMQG from the coding sequence ATGAGTTTTGTTGCCATTATTCCTGCGCGTTATGCTTCAACGCGTCTGCCCGGCAAACCGTTGGTGGATATTCAGGGTAAACCGATGGTGCTGCACGTCATGGAACGCGCGCGTGAATCGGGTGCCGATCGCGTGATTGTCGCCACCGATCATCCGGATGTGGCGGCGGCGGTAACCGCAGCCGGCGGTGAAGTGTGCATGACGCGAGTCGATCATCAGTCTGGCACCGAGCGGTTGGCCGAAGTGATCGAAAAGTATCAGTTTGCCGACGACACCATCATCGTTAACGTGCAGGGCGACGAGCCGATGATCCCGGCGGAAATTGTACGTCAGGTAGCAGGTAATCTGGCGCAATCCGAAGCCGGAATGGCGACGCTGGCGGTGCCGATCACCGATGCAGAAGAAGCCTTTAACCCGAACGCGGTGAAAGTGGTGATGGACGCCAAAGGTTATGCGCTCTACTTCTCACGCGCCACTATTCCCTGGGATCGCGAGCGTTATGCCCAATCGCGCGAGCAGATTGGCGACACGCTGCTGCGCCACATTGGTATCTACGCTTATCGCGCCGGTTTTATCCGTCGCTATATCGCGTGGGAACCTTGCCCGCTGGAGCACATTGAGCTGCTCGAACAGCTGCGCGTGCTGTGGTACGGTGAAAAGATTCACGTCGCGGTGGCAAAAGCTATCCCAAGTGTTGGGGTGGATACGCCGGAAGACCTTGAGCGGGTTCGTCTCGCTATGCAGGGTTAA
- the lpxK gene encoding tetraacyldisaccharide 4'-kinase, whose product MIERIWSGRSPLWLLLWPLSLLYGAITWLIRLSFQHGWRKSWRAPCPVIVVGNLTAGGNGKTPVVIWLVQALQQRGLRAGVVSRGYGGKAERYPLLVTAETPTAQAGDEPVLIAQRTQVPVAVAPQRRLAVEGLLAAHDLDVIITDDGLQHYALQRDREIVVVDGMRRFGNGWWLPAGPMRERASRLQTVNAVIVNGGDAQADEIAMTLQPGLAVNLISGATVALEQLPEIVAMAGIGHPPRFFNTLKQQGIQPVAEIAFADHHAYSEDELQRLTQAQQCLLMTEKDAVKCRGFARPNWWYLPVDAHLQGTAVATLLDDITHLCTNACDARSR is encoded by the coding sequence ATGATTGAACGCATCTGGAGCGGGCGCTCGCCGTTGTGGCTATTGCTATGGCCGCTGAGTTTGCTTTATGGGGCGATCACCTGGCTGATTCGCCTCAGCTTCCAGCACGGGTGGCGAAAAAGCTGGCGCGCACCTTGCCCGGTGATTGTGGTGGGGAATCTCACCGCAGGCGGGAATGGTAAAACGCCCGTAGTGATCTGGTTGGTGCAGGCGCTGCAACAACGCGGCTTACGCGCTGGTGTGGTGTCGCGGGGTTATGGCGGTAAAGCTGAACGTTATCCGCTACTGGTTACCGCTGAAACGCCCACGGCGCAGGCTGGCGATGAACCTGTTTTAATCGCTCAGCGCACGCAGGTGCCGGTCGCGGTTGCGCCGCAGCGGCGTCTGGCGGTAGAAGGCCTACTCGCTGCGCACGATCTGGATGTGATCATTACCGATGATGGCCTGCAGCACTACGCGCTGCAGCGCGATCGTGAAATCGTGGTGGTGGATGGGATGCGTCGTTTTGGCAATGGCTGGTGGTTACCGGCTGGGCCAATGCGTGAACGTGCTTCGCGACTTCAGACGGTGAATGCGGTGATCGTTAATGGCGGTGATGCGCAGGCGGACGAAATTGCGATGACATTGCAGCCCGGTCTGGCGGTAAACCTGATCAGCGGCGCAACCGTAGCGTTAGAACAGCTGCCGGAAATCGTCGCCATGGCCGGTATTGGTCATCCGCCGCGCTTCTTTAACACGCTCAAACAGCAAGGTATTCAGCCAGTGGCAGAAATTGCCTTCGCCGATCACCATGCTTACAGCGAAGACGAATTGCAACGTCTGACTCAGGCACAACAGTGCTTACTGATGACGGAAAAAGATGCGGTGAAATGCCGTGGCTTTGCTCGCCCAAACTGGTGGTATCTGCCGGTAGATGCGCATCTGCAAGGCACGGCGGTGGCAACCTTGTTAGACGATATCACTCATCTCTGCACCAACGCGTGCGACGCCCGTTCGCGCTAA